The Ovis aries strain OAR_USU_Benz2616 breed Rambouillet chromosome X, ARS-UI_Ramb_v3.0, whole genome shotgun sequence genomic sequence CCACAGTGGGGGCAGACGTATGGCTTCGCTCCACTGTGGATGCGCTGGTGCTCTGCCAGGCCATTGACTCCTCGGAAGGACTTGCCGCAGTCGTCGCAGTCGAAGGGCAGGTGGCCGGTGTGTATCCGCTGGTGCTTGAGAAGTTCCTGGCGATCCAGGAAATCCCTGCTACACGTCTTACAGGCGAAGGGCTTCTCCGAAGTGTGCAGCTTCTGATGGCGGAAGAGGTGGGTATTGACCTTGAAGGAGCGGCCGCATTCCTCACAGTCAAAGGGCTTCTCTCGGCTGTGGACGCGCAGATGCTGACTGAGGCCCGCGTTCTTCTTGAACCTTTTCCCGCATTCTTCACACTCGAAGGGTTTCGCCTCCTTTTCCATTTGCTCCCTCTTCTCCACGGCCCCGTTGAGGACCCAGCTGGGGCCCGGCTGGGGCTCCGCAGCCACATGGCTCTTCCTGTGCTCATTTAACTCAGCCACCCCGCGAAAGACCTGCCCGCAATCGCCGCACTCCCAGCCCTTCTTCTCACTGTGAATTCGCTGGTGCTGCACCAGGAGGACCTTAAGCCGAAAGGTATCCCCACACTCTTTACATGCAAAG encodes the following:
- the ZNF275 gene encoding zinc finger protein 275, which gives rise to MMDENAQSQEMASTSSPRASEPSPEVKQNRDSVGEGGSPQNLPVEHHFACKECGDTFRLKVLLVQHQRIHSEKKGWECGDCGQVFRGVAELNEHRKSHVAAEPQPGPSWVLNGAVEKREQMEKEAKPFECEECGKRFKKNAGLSQHLRVHSREKPFDCEECGRSFKVNTHLFRHQKLHTSEKPFACKTCSRDFLDRQELLKHQRIHTGHLPFDCDDCGKSFRGVNGLAEHQRIHSGAKPYVCPHCGKLFRRSSELTKHRRIHTGEKPYECSQCGKAFRQSSSLLEHQRIHTGERPYACGDCGKAFRGPSDLIKHRRIHSGLKPYECDKCGKAFRRSSGLSRHRRTHSGARRCECSECGRVFKRRSALQKHQPTHHE